A DNA window from Plasmodium vinckei vinckei genome assembly, chromosome: PVVCY_10 contains the following coding sequences:
- a CDS encoding serine/threonine protein phosphatase 2A activator, putative, with amino-acid sequence MEDPNLSFKIINDEGVQKFMNSQIYQDIINFISDLNKSVIGVEMKPLDQFILKEENNSNNTNSDNILLLSKNVYNILQLIKIMNICIDKCPPIKHPTRFGNKAFPIFCDEYYKEVDQQLPNILNESGISNISEHIYQLSFYLKNSIGNKKRIDYGTGHELNFLLFLFCLNKLTFFSTPDHRHLVLVLYRQYLECVRRIQVIYTVEPAGSRGAWGLDDFQFLVFLFGAAQLSYNKEIQTNDVEKKELVELWAPKYLYFDALKYILMLKHAPFHESSQMLYDISGVKTWEKICSGLLKMYQAEIIQKRQILQHILFGKLIDF; translated from the exons atggaGGATCCTAATTTGagtttcaaaataataaatgatgaAGGGGTacaaaaatttatgaaCAGCCAAATATATCAAGACATAATTAATTTCATATCCGATTTAAACAAATCTGTTATTGGTGTTGAGATGAAACCTTTAGatcaatttattttaaaagaagaaaataattcaaacaATACAAATTcagataatatattattattatcaaaaaatgtatataatatattacagctaattaaaataatgaatatatgtatagatAAATGTCCACCCATAAAACATCCTACTCGATTTGGAAATAAAGCTTTTCCAATTTTTTGTgatgaatattataaagaaGTTGATCAACAATTaccaaatattttaaatgagTCAGGaatttcaaatatttctgaacatatatatcaattatcattttatttaaaaaattcaattggaaataaaaaaaggattGATTATGGAACTGGACatgaattaaattttttactttttcttttttgcCTAAACAAATTAACCTTTTTTTCTACCCCCGACCATAGACACTTAGTGCTTGTCTTATATCGACA ATACTTAGAATGTGTGCGAAGAATCCAAGTAATATATACAGTCGAACCAGCTGGAAGTAGAGGAGCATGGGGGTTAGATGATTTTCAATTCctcgtttttttatttggtgCTGCTCAactttcatataataaagaaatccAAACAAATGAT GTCgagaaaaaagaattagTTGAATTATGGGCACCAAAATATTTGTACTTTGATGcactaaaatatatactaatG TTGAAGCATGCTCCTTTTCATGAATCATCTCAAATGCTGTATGACATATCAGGAGTAAAGACATG ggaaaaaatatgctcGGGGTTACTTAAAATGTATCAAGCTGAAATAATTCAGAAGCGACAAATATTgcaacatattttatttggaaAATTAATTGACTTTTAA